TCCCAtcactagattatgagctccttgagaatagtaataataatggtgatatttgttaagtccacaCTAAGTGTTAACCACTGATACAAGATATtgaggtcccacatggactcacagtctaagtaggaggtagaacgggtattgaatccctattgccaatgagggaactgaagcaaggagaagtgaagtgacttgcccaaagtcacagagcgttCAAGTGAGAGCCgggcttaggacccaggtccctccaCAAGTCCCAGACTCAtggtctttcccctgggccatgctgcttctatcttgAGGCCGGTAGCACGGAACCAAATctgctgtacttccccaagcacttagcgtggtgctcagcgcacagtaggATGATAGGCACATTTTTGAAGAACCCTAAGACGAACGTCCTGTTGCTTTTCTTGTCGTTCCCTCCTGCAGACATGGACACTATTGAGTGCTCTCTGCAGTTTCCAGACCCCCACTATTCCTGGTGGGACCTCTTCATGAAAATCTGCGTCTTCATCTTCGCGTTTGTGATCCCCGTCCTGATCATCGTCGTCTGCTACACCCTGATGATAGTGCGCTTGAAGAGCGTGCGGCTGCTGTCGGGCTCGCGCGAGAAAGACCGCAACCTGCGACGGATCACCCGGCTGGTCCTGGTGGTGGTGGCGGTCTTCGTCGTCTGCTGGACGCCCATCCACATTTTTGTGTTGGTGGAGGCCCTGGGGAGCACCTCCCACAGCCCCGCCGCCCTGTCCAGCTAttacttctgcatcgccctgggcTACACCAACAGCAGCCTCAACCCCATCCTCTACGCCTTCCTGGACGAAAACTTCAAGAGATGCTTCAGGGACTTCTGCTTCCCCTTCAAGTCGAGGATGGATCGGCAGAGCACCAGTAGGATCCGCAACACGGTCCAGGACCATTCCTATCTGAGGGAAGCGGATGGGGTCAATAAGCCGGTATGACTAGTCGTGGAGCTGTCTTCGGACGGGCCCCCGGGACGAGAGGAGTCCAACGATCTAGGGTTAACTCAGATAACCACGGCAGTCTGAATCGGAAgaaccgggggagggggaagagaaacacTTAGGGAATTCTCCCGCCTGGAAGTGGATAcgctccccccaacccac
This sequence is a window from Ornithorhynchus anatinus isolate Pmale09 chromosome 7, mOrnAna1.pri.v4, whole genome shotgun sequence. Protein-coding genes within it:
- the OPRK1 gene encoding kappa-type opioid receptor isoform X2 — translated: MASKRLPCTDGRRSKRWSDDTDDGVGGAPTGCPALSRAPRYTKMKTATNIYIFNLALADALVTTTMPFQSTEYLLNSWPFGDVLCKIVISIDYYNMFTSIFTLTMMSVDRYIAVCHPVKALDFRTPVKAKIINICIWLLSSSVGISAIVLGGTKVREDMDTIECSLQFPDPHYSWWDLFMKICVFIFAFVIPVLIIVVCYTLMIVRLKSVRLLSGSREKDRNLRRITRLVLVVVAVFVVCWTPIHIFVLVEALGSTSHSPAALSSYYFCIALGYTNSSLNPILYAFLDENFKRCFRDFCFPFKSRMDRQSTSRIRNTVQDHSYLREADGVNKPV